One window of Panthera tigris isolate Pti1 chromosome C2, P.tigris_Pti1_mat1.1, whole genome shotgun sequence genomic DNA carries:
- the TMPPE gene encoding transmembrane protein with metallophosphoesterase domain: MAIFRQLSLRAKAALAAGTVFVSMIVSRSCLAGSLELRAWRWLFRLQLALFANSLMLIGSLYIWRSTVSNLSHCPGAESACFQLWKMAVVAFLALAHSSFFTMLFLVAEEPYLFSLAAYSCLGAYIIMVFFLCTLSGMEQAYQLVAWRGGRVVGGPDKTRRVAVRPALAVAVTAVLSVAGLLNAAQPPAVKTVQVPVRQLPPSMDGLKIALLSDIHLGPTVGRTKMEMFVRMVNVLQPDVTVIVGDLCDSEASTLRTAVAPLDQLRSRLGAYFVTGNHEYYTSDVSNWFALLESLNVRPLHNENVRISATGAQPGGAEGDDWICLAGVDDIEADILHYYGHGMDLVKALGGCRPDRPTILLAHQPLAAKRALQARPDISLILSGHTHAGQIFPLNVAAYLLNPFFAGLYQVAQTTFVYVSPGTAYYGIPMRLGTRAEITELILQRAP, from the coding sequence ATGGCGATCTTCAGGCAGCTGTCCCTGCGTGCAAAGGCTGCCCTGGCCGCCGGCACTGTCTTCGTGTCCATGATTGTGTCCCGCTCGTGTCTGGCGGGGAGCCTTGAGCTCCGGGCCTGGCGTTGGCTGTTCCGCCTGCAGCTCGCCCTGTTTGCCAACTCGCTCATGCTCATTGGCTCCCTCTACATCTGGCGGAGCACAGTCAGCAACCTCAGCCACTGCCCGGGCGCCGAGTCCGCCTGTTTCCAGCTCTGGAAGATGGCGGTTGTGGCGTTTCTGGCCCTGGCCCATTCCAGCTTCTTCACCATGCTCTTTTTAGTGGCCGAGGAGCCCTATCTCTTCTCCTTGGCAGCCTACTCCTGCCTCGGGGCGTACATCATCATGGTCTTCTTCCTCTGCACCCTCAGTGGCATGGAGCAGGCCTATCAGCTCGTGGCCTGGCGCGGCGGCAGGGTCGTGGGCGGCCCCGACAAGACAAGGAGGGTGGCGGTCAGGCCGGCCCTGGCGGTGGCAGTGACCGCTGTGCTCAGCGTGGCCGGGCTTCTGAACGCCGCCCAGCCCCCGGCCGTGAAGACCGTGCAGGTGCCCGTCCGTCAGCTGCCTCCCTCGATGGACGGCCTCAAGATCGCGCTCCTCTCCGACATCCACTTGGGCCCCACCGTGGGCAGGACCAAGATGGAGATGTTCGTGAGGATGGTGAACGTGCTGCAGCCAGACGTCACAGTGATCGTGGGGGACCTCTGTGACTCGGAAGCCTCCACCCTGCGGACGGCGGTCGCTCCTCTGGACCAGCTTCGCTCGCGCCTCGGCGCCTACTTCGTCACGGGGAATCACGAGTACTACACGTCGGACGTCAGCAACTGGTTCGCGCTGCTGGAATCCCTGAACGTCAGGCCCCTTCACAACGAGAACGTGAGGATTTCCGCCACGGGGGCCCAACCCGGGGGCGCTGAGGGCGACGACTGGATCTGCTTGGCTGGGGTGGATGACATCGAGGCGGACATCCTGCACTACTACGGCCACGGCATGGACCTGGTCAAGGCCCTGGGGGGCTGCCGCCCGGACCGCCCCACCATCTTGCTGGCTCACCAGCCCCTGGCTGCCAAGAGAGCCCTGCAGGCTCGGCCGGATATTAGCCTCATTCTTTCTGGGCACACGCATGCCGGGCAGATCTTCCCCTTGAACGTGGCAGCCTATCTCCTGAACCCCTTCTTCGCCGGCCTCTACCAGGTGGCCCAGACCACGTTTGTGTACGTCAGCCCGGGCACCGCCTACTATGGGATCCCCATGAGACTGGGCACCAGGGCAGAGATTACCGAGCTCATCCTGCAGCGGGCTCCTTGA